The region ctgagaaaattgTGAACAGGTTgcaagcttttctttttcttttttcttttaactgaAGAGATTACAGTTTGAatggtaaaaacaaattaaattaaatcgcTGGAAAAGTGGCAATAGATTTTGATTCTGAAAGTTGGAATTTTCGTACTGATACGATTTgtgtgtataaaaaaaaaggtgaaggtGGTTAGGGAGACTATGAATCGCACATTGGAGTTGTGGAAGGAGGTGCCAGGCATTTCTGAGGAAATTTCAGTTCCATCTCAATCTACATGTTCTTCTATAGGtatcagcttcttcttctttctctcctcGTAATCTTATTTACTACGATTGAATTCAGAAGGGTTCAATAATTTAGCGCGCATGGCGTTGAAGTTTAAGTTAGTCTCCTCTTAGTTTAAGTTTAAATTCACATCATCAATTTATGCTTTTCTTGGATTTTGGCATGGACCAGATAATGCTGTTGGTATATGCATCTCCACCGCCTCCAAAAATTCCAAAGACATCGGTTTCAAAACTCCTTTATCTAAGAAAACAGTCCCCGCAAATAGGTCCCCTCCTCCTGATGCTTTGTTCATGACAGCTGCCAAAAAACAAAGCCCGGCAAAGAGCAATGACAGCAATTCAAAGACAGGAACGTCTCATAAGCTGAGCCATGATAGACATTCAGCTTGGAAAATTGAAATCGCTACTCCACCAGGAAAAGCTTGTGGTGATGTTGCAGGGCATGATTCTGGAGTTTTGGGATCAGGGCAGAATGTGGATGATACAAATTCCACACCAGAAACAAAACGTGTCCTCTTCAGTAGTATCCTAGTTGACAAACGGCACAAATATGATGGTTTGAAATCTGGGTCGCGGGTGGTGCCAATTCAGGGGGATGAAAACTGTTACAGCAAAGATGTTGAAGTGAGCAGGTCTACTGAAGATTTCTATGAGAACCATAAAGATTACGAGGATCTGTCTTTGATCCGTGAACAACTTATTCAGATTGAAAACCAGCAATCCAGTCTTTTAGACCTCCTCCAGGTACAACATGAGAATTTTGATCTCTCACTCTTTGCCTCCCTCTCTTCCTAACAAGTCATTCTAGCCAATTGTGAAGAAAGGCTTTCATTTCCTCAGTTTGCTTACAGCATGTTGTTGCTAGCTCTGTAGTCTGTACATTACCACTCTATTTGTACATATTGCCCAGATGAGATAACGCATGCTTTCACTACATGTAATTTGCTACGGTGTCTCCAATTAATGGTGAAATTTGGAACAATCAACTCTTTCCCCTCACTGAATAGAGTTAACCCCTTGCCGTGGGTCAACATGTCACCATCCATCTACTTTGTTATGCTTGAACGTCCAATTATTGTGTATCCTATGGTTTGCTAAACTTGGCAATGTAGCACTTTAGTGGAAATACTAGGGCGCTAAAatgatgaaaagttatttgcTGACTTCAATCGTCTCATCTTTTCTTGAATTTAGAGATTCATGGGGAGCTCCCAGAGTGGTATAAATTCTCTCGAGACACGTGTTCACGGCCTGGAGATGGCAGTCAATGAAATTTCATATGATTTGGCAGTATCAAGTGGAAGGATTCCTAGAACTGACTCTGTAGAGAACACATGTTGCAAGCTTCCTGGTGCAGAATTCTTAAGTTCCAAGCTCTGGAGGAGAACAGAATGTCGCTCTTCTACTTCAAGGTTCTCTTCTTCTGGGAACGCTCAGTCATTGAATTCTGTTTGCAGTATTCCTGTTAAGAATGCTAGCATTGAAACATACAACCCAGGAAGCCAAAGATCTCAGCGTCAGAGTATGGGTGGATTTGTTGTGGATACGTTGGCAGATGTTTCCAGCGTAAATAGGCAGAGTTCAGGGCTCTGTACAAGTCAAATGGCAAATAACAGAAGTCGAGATGAACCTATGCAGCAGGTGATTAGATATCTGATCTTACACTAGCTTTACTGTATTCAAATTCTCTCTTTGcaagttcatatttttttaaatcattttgaacaTCAATCGAGTAAATCCCCCAAGGTTTGGTATCTTGACCAAGTGTTGTGATGGCAAAGAACTACAAATTCTAATGCATAAAATAACTAGTATCTAAATATTACAGATCCTTACTGCGTTCCTCATTGCATGTATTTGAGTTGATATCactaagttttataatttttagaagtTTACCTATGGATTTAGTTATCTATTTGCGCGGTATGAGCTAGCAAATATGGTTTTCTGGatacaaatttatttgaaatggaAGTTGCCAAGAGTAAAACCTTCTGCTTTCTAGACCATCTCTCTAATTATCTGCATTTGTGCCATCAGGTTTCCTCTTAAATGAAAACAAGAATTTTTCATAACAGTCATCCAGCTGGGAGACAAGGGCCATAAGAACCTAAAGCTGAACGCACTGGAAGAAAAAGCCAGTCACAGATCAAGTTGGCCACAAGTGCATAAATGTGAAACTCTTGGATTTTTACTGCCTTCTCACTGATTATACGACGGGCTTCAGGGAATAATATCCAGATTTCTCTTGTCTTTAGGAACACACCACCAGAGCTAGTCTCCATAAATGATTCTTATTTAACTGGGTTTCACCATTTGCTGACGGAGAAGTTATAGCTGTGCAGGGACCAGTATTTCACACTGCTTTGTATGGTGAATAAAGAATCTTTCTGTGGGATAAACCCACCCTGTTCCTAGAATCATGTTGTATACCATGGAACAAGTTATTCAAGATAGAACAGTTGAGGGGAGGGGCACCACTGTCACAGACCCATACTGCTGTTTAAAAAGAAGATAGTTTTGCTTTTTAATCCCTTTATAATTCTTCACTTCACTTTTCTTACATGCAACGCATTCATTGATTGAAGCATTAGCAATGTCATTATGCAAAAGCTCCTTGATGGCGGGGGGGCTCATGAACCCAGTCCACAGTTATTTAGCTGTCTAACGGCTCTAGAAACCCAGTCGGCTACCATGTTTGCTTTCAGCTTCCTGCATAAATACTGAGTGTTGAGATCGGagttaaaacttaaaagtatattttatttgaaaatatattaaaataatattttttattttttaaaaattatttttaccatcattatatcaaaacattcaaaaacatattaatagctAACTTAATCTCCCACGGACTTGGACCCAGAATTGCCCTAAAAGCATCACCTACAAACCACGCTTCTGTCTCCATAATCACCTTGCTTGAAGCTTTGTTGACCGCAGTCTTCATGGCATCTCTACAAGCCATGGCTTCAACTTTTAAAACAGCTGAAACATTAGTGTTTCATGCCTTCCCAACAAACACTTGTCCTCTATGATTTCTTCCCACCAAAGCCAGGCCTGTCAAGGAGCACCCTTGAAGTTTAGAAACGTCACAATCAAACCTAATCAGAGCCCATGTTTGGTGGCTTCCATTTTTCAGCTTGCTGGCATAAACAAGTAATGTAATACATCTCCAAGtttaaaattcaagatatatCCGCAAGAATATCATTGAGatccaaattgattttcaattactttaaaatcacaaaacattaattaaaaaaaagttttaaaaatagcaAAACGATGGGTGAACCGCCGCGGTAGAGCGGTCCCTTGAGCTACcaacaaataatcaaaatctaaCCGCTACATGGTATAGAAGGTGCATGATGATGGTGGGaagatttaaaatttcaatagaGAGTGGCTTCCTTCGCAGTCGATCATGGATGGCACATGGTGGTAATGGAAATTTCCGCATAAAATCAAAGCAGCAACATGGCGTGCTTTACAAACAACCTGTCTTTTTGCCAGCGTATAGTTAAGTGCGTTTCGTCCCCGTGGCCGGCACCCACTcctcaaaacaaataatgaaaagcAAGTTGTTGTaggcaacaacaatttttatccTCTCATCAACAGCCGGGCAGATTCTCCGTCCATGATCCTCCAGGTGCATGATGAAAtcctaatttcaaaaaaaaaaaaaaaattctaaagacTCTGCCATGGTTAATttgggatttttattttaatcattttgtagACACAGTTTTGTGGGATTTGTTTAAACCATAGTTGGTAAACTTAATTTAGTGAATTTAGCAAATTGATTTGAGAAATGTAAGACTGAAGTCTAACTGTGtgtttgttattataatatatagtatttttaaagattattttttacttgaaaatatattaaaattattgttttttaattatttattttttatattaattcatcaaaattatataaaaaaacattgaaaaacagGAGGatgtgatatttaaaaaaaaatcaaaatcaaatgtgatagtttgccattttttttcctcacttgtgttttttttttttttaaatgagaaaaagaaaaactactttaacggtcaaaaaaacataaaattacttTATGTCTGATTTATGAAAACTTGACGAAGGAATCGCTCCTGTCATccatccatcaatcattttattgCTAAAATCTCCATttaattagcaaaaaaataaaagatagaaaggacatgaaaaaaaaaaggaattaattagcaatcatcaacaacaagcCTTTGAATTAAAACGAGCAGGTGTCAATCTCACGCGCTAAAACGAGcgtaaaaatcaatcaaaagtcCATAATCCacctcatcttcttctcttcttcctttcctcCTCTACTCCACGAGTCAAAAAGCAACAGCAGTCGACTCCGCGTTGCTTCCCTTATTCTTTTCCTTCTCCGACCGGCCTTTATAAATCTCACTGTGAGCTCCTCCAGATCTGCTTCTTGCTCATTCAAGATTCAAGAAAATGGATTCCCCGCAACGGAGGAAGAGAAAGCAGCAGGCAAGAATATATAAACCAGCGTATGCCAAGTTTTTATCTGTAAGGTCTCTAACTGTATGCTTGTCTTTCTTCGTGTTTGTTTTGTTCATCTCCTCAGATCGTTTGCCTATCCATAAGGGCGTGTCGTTTCGTCCGGTTCTGAGGACTTCCACTTTATCACTTTTGCCTGCTTTTCTGACTGGTAATGGTGGTGCTCATGCTACCAGTAAATCCCAGTATCCTCGTTTAGTAGTTGAAGGCAGGGTGTTGATGCCTGACCACTTAATGCTAATCGTGTCCACTAAATTAACTCCCCTAGTTGATAACTTAGACTGTGTTTACTACGACCTTGTGCTTGAACAAGTTGTGTTGAAGCCCGTTTTGTCTGTTGACGAATACCATCAGTTTAAGTCCATTGTGAGGTGTCACCTTCCGCCTCTAAACTTCTCTGCTTCAGTTAATTTGAGAGGGAGACAGCGAGGGCGTCTTGGTAATGTCGTGGTGGAAAGACGTGATTGGTTGTTGCGGCTTAATCAGAGTGTGGTTCCTTCCTGGGACAGGGTGGTTTATGAGGCGGTTTTGGATTGGAACGCTCACACTAGGAATGTGGTTGTGTTTGCTAAAGGATTGAATCTAAAGCCGCATAGAGAAGCCGATGCAAGGAAATTCAGGTGCCACTTCAGTTTGACTGATTTTGATCAACATCATCGAGGATTATTTGTGCTCACTACCCAAGCGATTGCAGCTGCACAAGAAACTGTTCGGTGTTTGTTGCCGCGTAGTATTCTAAACAATCCAGATAAGGCTAAGGACATTCGAGTCACTGTTGGTCGTCGTGGTGATGGCAATGTTGAAGGTGCAGATGATGCTCCTCTGCCTTCCATTGCCAAACTTCAAAACGTCAACTCCCATCAGGGCAAGAGTAACACAGGGAAATACGAGCTTTGTGCTTGCACCATGCTATGGAACCAGGCATCTTTCTTAAGGGAGTGGATTATCTATCACGCTTGGCTTGGAATAGAGCGATGGTTCATCTATGACAACAACAGCGATGATGAGCTTCAAGAGGTTATTGATGAGCTTAATTTGCACGACTACAACATTACTAGGCATGCTTGGCCATGGGTTAAAACACAAGAGGCAGGCTTTTCACACTGTGCTTTGAGAGCAAAGCATGAATGCAAGTGGCTCGGATTGTTTGATGTTGATGAGTTTTTCTACTTCCCACATGACCGAGGACAAGATATACCTGGTCCAAATTCGCTACGAGCCCTTGTCATGAACTACACAGATTCGCCAACGTATGCAGAGATAAGAACAGTTTGCCACAGCTATGGGCCATCTGGACTGACATCATCACCATCACAGGGTGTAACTGTAGGTTATACTTGTCGGCTTGAGGCTCCGGAGAGACACAAATCTATTGTGCGCCCGGAGCTCCTTCATACAACTCTTCTTAACGCGGTGCATCATTTTAGACTGCAGGATGGATACAGATACCTGGATCTCCCAGAAAGCAAGGCTGTAGTGAACCACTACAAATACCAAGTTTGGGATACCTTTAAAGCCAAGTTCTTTAGAAGAGTTTCGACCTATGTCACTAACTGGCAAGATGACCAAAATAAGGGATCAAAGGACAGAGCACCAGGTCTAGGAACTGAAGCCATTGAACCTCACAATTGGCGGCTTCAATTCTGCGAGGTTTGGGACACTGGTCTAAAGGATTTTGTTATGGCCAATTTTGCCGATTCTGCGTCTGGGTTCCTTCCCTGGGAGAGGTCCCTCGCCTGACAATTTCTCATTTGGATTTGCAAATTACAGCTAGGCGCCAATGTATAACAGAGTAATCACACGAGCAGCATTCTTTGATTGtttcattttgcattttttgtacctgattttttattgtcataGAGAGGCAAATTACACAGTTGTAAAGTTGGAAAAGTATTCAAgtgattcttttcttcttcttccttttgtgCTTCCTTTTTCAATAGAAATAGTACAGCAAAATTGATGGCCAGGAGTAATGTTGTTGCCTGGGATTGTAACAGATATTGCTTGCTTTGGttaaacaagaacaaaatgATCTCACagaatcaaataaaatacataagcaCTTGCACCATGGCAGATTCATGAAACAGGAGACAGAAAGACCGGACTATTTACTCGGCAAGGAATGTAATCGGCCAGCTTTTCAgaaaacaggaaaagaaaagaaataatgatCAAGCTGCTATGAACCATAAGTGGTACAAATGTTAAGGTTACCAGCTCAATCTGTAAACTCattaatgaaaatttgaaaaatgtttATGCTTCATGTGCTATTACAACTCAAAAGTCAAAGTGTCTATCCCTAGAAACCCACACATTTGGCACGAGGTGGGCTCACCATACAATGCCTCCTGTTTTCACTCCATCTTCGTTCTGCCTCGCTATGATTTGGTTTGATGACATTTTGTCTCCTGGTTCACAAAAGCGTGCA is a window of Populus nigra chromosome 10, ddPopNigr1.1, whole genome shotgun sequence DNA encoding:
- the LOC133705659 gene encoding TORTIFOLIA1-like protein 4; protein product: MSPPQKPPAVTNDLKHRVIACLNKLSDRDTLSVAATELESIAKNLTTPDSFLHFLNCIHNTDSSSKSPVRKQCVSLLTLLSRSHGNSLSPHLSKMISTITRRLRDPDSAVRSACVEATSAMSSQITDPPFSTLSRPLIDLLTVDQDFNAQIGAALCLASAIEAAPEPEVEHLRKVLPRLGKLVKGDGFKAKAALLSLIGSIVGVGGASSKGLLDWLVPCLVEFLSSEDWTARKAAAEALGKVASMEKKLAKEHKATCLTSLETRRFDKVKVVRETMNRTLELWKEVPGISEEISVPSQSTCSSIDNAVGICISTASKNSKDIGFKTPLSKKTVPANRSPPPDALFMTAAKKQSPAKSNDSNSKTGTSHKLSHDRHSAWKIEIATPPGKACGDVAGHDSGVLGSGQNVDDTNSTPETKRVLFSSILVDKRHKYDGLKSGSRVVPIQGDENCYSKDVEVSRSTEDFYENHKDYEDLSLIREQLIQIENQQSSLLDLLQRFMGSSQSGINSLETRVHGLEMAVNEISYDLAVSSGRIPRTDSVENTCCKLPGAEFLSSKLWRRTECRSSTSRFSSSGNAQSLNSVCSIPVKNASIETYNPGSQRSQRQSMGGFVVDTLADVSSVNRQSSGLCTSQMANNRSRDEPMQQVSS
- the LOC133705439 gene encoding glycosyltransferase family 92 protein RCOM_0530710-like isoform X1, which produces MDSPQRRKRKQQARIYKPAYAKFLSVRSLTVCLSFFVFVLFISSDRLPIHKGVSFRPVLRTSTLSLLPAFLTGNGGAHATSKSQYPRLVVEGRVLMPDHLMLIVSTKLTPLVDNLDCVYYDLVLEQVVLKPVLSVDEYHQFKSIVRCHLPPLNFSASVNLRGRQRGRLGNVVVERRDWLLRLNQSVVPSWDRVVYEAVLDWNAHTRNVVVFAKGLNLKPHREADARKFRCHFSLTDFDQHHRGLFVLTTQAIAAAQETVRCLLPRSILNNPDKAKDIRVTVGRRGDGNVEGADDAPLPSIAKLQNVNSHQGKSNTGKYELCACTMLWNQASFLREWIIYHAWLGIERWFIYDNNSDDELQEVIDELNLHDYNITRHAWPWVKTQEAGFSHCALRAKHECKWLGLFDVDEFFYFPHDRGQDIPGPNSLRALVMNYTDSPTYAEIRTVCHSYGPSGLTSSPSQGVTVGYTCRLEAPERHKSIVRPELLHTTLLNAVHHFRLQDGYRYLDLPESKAVVNHYKYQVWDTFKAKFFRRVSTYVTNWQDDQNKGSKDRAPGLGTEAIEPHNWRLQFCEVWDTGLKDFVMANFADSASGFLPWERSLA
- the LOC133705439 gene encoding glycosyltransferase family 92 protein RCOM_0530710-like isoform X2, which encodes MPDHLMLIVSTKLTPLVDNLDCVYYDLVLEQVVLKPVLSVDEYHQFKSIVRCHLPPLNFSASVNLRGRQRGRLGNVVVERRDWLLRLNQSVVPSWDRVVYEAVLDWNAHTRNVVVFAKGLNLKPHREADARKFRCHFSLTDFDQHHRGLFVLTTQAIAAAQETVRCLLPRSILNNPDKAKDIRVTVGRRGDGNVEGADDAPLPSIAKLQNVNSHQGKSNTGKYELCACTMLWNQASFLREWIIYHAWLGIERWFIYDNNSDDELQEVIDELNLHDYNITRHAWPWVKTQEAGFSHCALRAKHECKWLGLFDVDEFFYFPHDRGQDIPGPNSLRALVMNYTDSPTYAEIRTVCHSYGPSGLTSSPSQGVTVGYTCRLEAPERHKSIVRPELLHTTLLNAVHHFRLQDGYRYLDLPESKAVVNHYKYQVWDTFKAKFFRRVSTYVTNWQDDQNKGSKDRAPGLGTEAIEPHNWRLQFCEVWDTGLKDFVMANFADSASGFLPWERSLA